Part of the Candidatus Aramenus sp. CH1 genome is shown below.
TCCTTTCCTTGTTTCCTTAAGTACCTTAACAGTTCTCCAACCCTATTCCCTGGGTACACCTCTACCCAGTCCTTTCCCTCGTCTATTATTCCCTTTAGCCCAGTCACGTCGAGGTAAACCGAGGGCCTCCTCCTTGGCTTCAACTGGGAGAAGTTAGTGGTTCCATAGCCCAGGGGAATTATGGGAACTCCCTCCTCCACGCACTCCGTTACCCTCTGGCTCAGCTCTTCCTCGTCCCTTACCGAGAGGTAAAAAAGTCCTTTTGTGTCGAACTTCGAGTAGGTGTAGGGAAAACCCTTTTCTAGGGGTTTAGCTTCCTCCACGCACTTCATTTTCCCCTTTTCCCCCGCCTCCAGTATCCAAGAGTCCTCATTAAGATCAAGTAAAGTGGTATAGCGAATAGCCCCGACACTGGGCCCACCTCTGCTAACACCTCCAGTGGGCCAACTTTTATCCCTAAGTCTGGGGAGTACAAGATTACTGCAAGTACTGCAAATGTCACGAACGCGGCTGGGTTAAACCCCTTCCAGTACCAGTACTCAGACTTTCTGACGAAGACAGCCTCAACGTTAAGGGAGAACCTCCTTATGATAGCGTAGTCCGCAACGTTTATGCCGACTATTATTCCTAGGGCGGTACCATAGGCCAACAACCAGTTGGTTACGAAGCTGTACGCCGAGCCCAGGAAGCTCCACGCTCCTATGGCCAGTCCCAGCACAGTGGCTATGAGCACGCCCTTGAACCAGGAGAGCTTCTTTGGGTAAATGTTGGACAAATCGTACCCTGGAGGGAGTAGGTTGGCCAGAGTGTTCACTCCAAAGGTCTCCAGCAAGAGCGACACCAGCACGAAGGCCAAGAGCGGAGCAGGCAAGGTGAGTAAGGACAGGAGGACTGGGTCTATGACCGTGGAGTGGAGGGAGGAGTAGGCGAACATGGTACCCATTACGCCCATGACACCAAAAACTGCATAGGAAATTGGAAGGGCAAGCTGTCCGTATATTTGGGAGCGCTGGGACTTGGCGAATCTAACTAGGTCAGGCATGCTTATGGCCATGGTAAGCCAATTGGCAGTGTTTGCAGCGAGGAAGGATAGGGCGGAGACCCAAGAGAAGGGGCCGAAGGCTGGCGGCAAGGAACCCAAGTACCAGCCGTGGCTGATCCCCTCGTAAAGGAATATGGCAGTCAGAGAGGCAACAGCTAACGGGGCCACGACTAGGCTGAACTTCCTCAGTGCCTCCTGCCCCTTTCTTATTGGGGAGAAGTAAAGAAGGGCAAGCTCGGCCACCACGGCTATGACGAACACTGTCCAGAAGAGCGATGGGTCTGCTAGGGAGATAGTGTAAGAGTTGGCGGAGCCCGACTTAAGGAGGGGCAGGACTACGCTGTCGAGTCTACCAGTCAAGTACAAGTACATCCCGGCAACTATCTCAGTGAGCACGAAGATCTGTATCCCCCACCATCCAGTCCCTATTATTGCCCTCACTATGGAGGGGAACTGAGCCCCCCAAATGCCCCACCTAGTCCTAGTAACCTGTGGCTCAGCTATTCCGTACTTTGCCCCAGCGTGGGACTGTATGATCATTGGCACTAGGGTAATCACGTTTCCCAAGAACTCCATTAATACCGCTACTCCCCAAGGAAGTCCTAGAAATATCCCAAACCAGGGGTATTCCCACGTAAGAACGCCTACGCTCATCACTAGCCACACCATAGAGAAGTCCCAAGCCCCCCACTTCTTGAGGGACTGTGGGACTGGCAATACGTCTTTGTTTGTTATTACCGCGTCAAATGGACTTGCCTCCTTCTTAGTTTCCCTTTCCATAATTGAAAGGGAGACAGGTTGGTTAAAAGATTTCTCTAGTTGATTCTAAAACTAATTTAATCTTTTCGTGAAAATCACAAGGTAAAAATTAAATATTTTATTGATAGACGTGAGTCAACTGGAAGGTGTATTTTCTCCCAGATCCCTCCTTGTGAGGAGCTCTCCCTTTCCCCCTTTCAGCTCACCGCCCTCGAGTACCGGCTCCCCGTTCAAGAACACGTACTCCGGCCTCCCTATTACCTCGTAGCCCTCGTAAGGCGTCCAGTCTGCCATATGTGTGGTGTTTACGCTCACCTTCCACTTGACGTTCTGGTTGTACACCACTAGGTCTGCTCTATACCCTGGCTCCAGCCTTCCCGTGTCCAATTGGTTCAAGGATGCGGGGTTAGCGGAGAGTAGTTCCACTGCCTTGTTGAGTGGTAGGCCCCTCTTCAAGAACTCGGTTATCACCATTGGCACCCTCAGTTCAACTCCGGGGAGGCCGGGCACTAGCTCTGGGAACTCCCTGTGGGAGTCCTTTACTTCAGCGTCAAACCAGTTGTGGTCAGTGGCTATCACATGGACCTTGTCTATCCTACCCCATATCTCCTCCGGGTCTCTCACGGGGGGAGAGGTAACAAACCTATGTGCGTCCTCTCTCTCGTATACCTTGGAGGACAGGATCAAGTGGTGAAGAACGACCTCTGCCAACAAGTGCCCCTTTAAGTCGAGCGTCGCCCCTGAGCTGACGTGGGCTATTAGGCCCCTCTTTACCACCGCCCTAGCCCTCAGCACCGCGCTCCACTCCGCCTCCTTCGGCCTCACTTCCGCGTGTAGTTTAGCCCTCCCCCTCTTCCCCTCCGCCAAGGTTGAGATCAGCTCCTCGTCCTCCGCGTGGACCATTATGTAACCGTTGAAGTTCTCTGAGATCTCCGCTAGCCCCTTCAAGCTCGGCCTCAGCCGGGCGTAGTTCACCATCATAAACTTCACTGAGTTGAAGAGCCTCGAGTACCTCCTCACGTTTTCGCTCATCCTGTCCGCAAATATGTGGAAGGAGTAGTTGGTGGCGCTCTCCTGGAACTGGGATACCCTCTCCTCAATGTTTGGGCTGAAGTCGGC
Proteins encoded:
- a CDS encoding cytosine permease; this encodes MERETKKEASPFDAVITNKDVLPVPQSLKKWGAWDFSMVWLVMSVGVLTWEYPWFGIFLGLPWGVAVLMEFLGNVITLVPMIIQSHAGAKYGIAEPQVTRTRWGIWGAQFPSIVRAIIGTGWWGIQIFVLTEIVAGMYLYLTGRLDSVVLPLLKSGSANSYTISLADPSLFWTVFVIAVVAELALLYFSPIRKGQEALRKFSLVVAPLAVASLTAIFLYEGISHGWYLGSLPPAFGPFSWVSALSFLAANTANWLTMAISMPDLVRFAKSQRSQIYGQLALPISYAVFGVMGVMGTMFAYSSLHSTVIDPVLLSLLTLPAPLLAFVLVSLLLETFGVNTLANLLPPGYDLSNIYPKKLSWFKGVLIATVLGLAIGAWSFLGSAYSFVTNWLLAYGTALGIIVGINVADYAIIRRFSLNVEAVFVRKSEYWYWKGFNPAAFVTFAVLAVILYSPDLGIKVGPLEVLAEVGPVSGLFAIPLYLILMRTLGYWRRGKRGK
- a CDS encoding amidohydrolase family protein; protein product: MIISNVKVPTENGLIEAEVEVEEKRIKRVGKAIEGQEKKNFHGMLLFPGGVDNHVHIFKRYLRVLTSDTVRKSTEAAIYGGTTTVIDFAFADFSPNIEERVSQFQESATNYSFHIFADRMSENVRRYSRLFNSVKFMMVNYARLRPSLKGLAEISENFNGYIMVHAEDEELISTLAEGKRGRAKLHAEVRPKEAEWSAVLRARAVVKRGLIAHVSSGATLDLKGHLLAEVVLHHLILSSKVYEREDAHRFVTSPPVRDPEEIWGRIDKVHVIATDHNWFDAEVKDSHREFPELVPGLPGVELRVPMVITEFLKRGLPLNKAVELLSANPASLNQLDTGRLEPGYRADLVVYNQNVKWKVSVNTTHMADWTPYEGYEVIGRPEYVFLNGEPVLEGGELKGGKGELLTRRDLGENTPSS